From Streptomonospora salina, the proteins below share one genomic window:
- a CDS encoding aminoglycoside adenylyltransferase family protein: MDLTDDITRLVCGVLGPDTLGVYLHGSAVSGGLKPASDLDVLVVSRRSMDDGRRRLLLDGLLARSGLSGGARPVELTVVVQFRIRPWRFPPTGDFLYGEWMRDELTAGGPPRPATMPDLALVITMALAGDRPLAGPPPARILAPVPHEDVVRASVASLPELLAEAGTDTRNVVLTLARIWTTLATGEIMTKDAAAEWALARLPEQHRPVLSHARDLYLHRRYAEEVWSEELKADAQPHLEAVLAEIDRLAHR; encoded by the coding sequence ATGGATCTGACCGACGACATCACACGACTGGTCTGCGGCGTCCTCGGCCCCGACACCCTCGGCGTCTACCTGCACGGATCCGCGGTGTCGGGCGGGCTGAAACCGGCAAGCGACCTCGACGTCCTCGTCGTCTCCCGGAGAAGCATGGACGACGGCCGGCGGCGCCTGCTCCTCGACGGGCTGCTCGCGCGATCGGGCTTGTCCGGCGGAGCACGCCCGGTCGAGCTCACCGTCGTCGTGCAGTTCCGGATCCGCCCGTGGCGGTTCCCGCCCACCGGCGACTTCCTGTACGGCGAGTGGATGCGCGACGAACTCACCGCGGGCGGTCCGCCCCGGCCCGCCACTATGCCGGATCTGGCGCTGGTCATCACGATGGCGCTGGCCGGGGACCGCCCGCTCGCCGGCCCGCCGCCCGCCCGGATACTCGCCCCCGTGCCGCACGAGGACGTGGTGCGCGCGAGCGTCGCGAGCCTTCCCGAACTGCTCGCCGAGGCCGGCACCGATACCCGCAACGTGGTGCTGACCCTCGCCCGCATCTGGACCACTCTCGCCACCGGCGAGATCATGACCAAGGACGCCGCCGCCGAATGGGCTCTCGCCCGCCTGCCGGAGCAGCACCGGCCCGTGCTGTCCCATGCCCGGGACCTGTATCTGCACCGGCGGTATGCCGAGGAGGTCTGGAGTGAGGAGCTGAAGGCCGACGCGCAGCCGCACCTCGAGGCGGTGCTCGCCGAGATCGACAGGCTGGCCCACCGCTGA
- a CDS encoding NHL domain-containing protein, translated as MPLGPLAARFGCGTGAAHTFALLRAGALALAALTLVPSCGTPPQAEMPGTIETVVGTGEPGWLEGGYGGDAGDANQARLNAPGALAFAADGTLYIADTDNNRIRSVNPDSGTVNTVAGGGATDWARAECATAAALPDIAGLAVSSYGDTLYAASTLQNQVVAIDPHECTIELTAGRADGSAVQLSEHETGELDGLWWPKDVAVGPDGTLYIGDSGNDRVVAVGPHEARSSGRPDSEYVRVVAGNGAPGRSGATTPADTGIGDLGRLDVDGEGSVFFVDGSAGLRKVDSYKNTVTADWNPRLPEDPQAIAVNPRTGRLFATDTARNLVMAYAPGSREPTVVAGTGSRGFTGDGGPADEADLDSPGGLAVSPGGDLYIADTHNHRIRMVHDVDTALDDRTG; from the coding sequence ATGCCTCTCGGCCCGCTGGCCGCCCGCTTCGGCTGCGGGACCGGCGCGGCGCACACGTTCGCGCTGCTCCGGGCCGGTGCACTGGCGCTCGCTGCACTCACGCTCGTGCCGTCCTGCGGCACGCCGCCTCAGGCGGAAATGCCGGGCACCATCGAAACCGTCGTCGGAACGGGCGAGCCCGGGTGGCTGGAGGGCGGATACGGAGGCGACGCGGGCGACGCCAACCAAGCGCGGCTGAACGCGCCCGGCGCCTTGGCCTTCGCCGCAGACGGCACCCTCTACATCGCCGACACCGACAACAACCGGATCCGCAGCGTCAACCCCGATAGCGGCACCGTCAACACGGTCGCCGGCGGCGGCGCGACGGACTGGGCGCGCGCGGAATGCGCCACGGCCGCCGCGCTTCCCGACATCGCCGGCCTGGCCGTCAGCTCCTACGGCGACACGCTCTACGCCGCCTCGACACTGCAGAACCAGGTGGTCGCCATCGATCCGCACGAGTGCACGATCGAGCTCACGGCGGGCCGCGCGGACGGATCGGCTGTGCAGCTGTCCGAGCACGAGACGGGAGAGCTGGACGGGCTGTGGTGGCCCAAAGACGTAGCGGTGGGCCCCGACGGGACCCTCTACATCGGCGACAGCGGCAACGATCGCGTGGTGGCGGTCGGTCCGCACGAGGCCCGCTCCTCCGGACGCCCCGACTCCGAGTACGTGCGGGTGGTCGCCGGAAACGGCGCACCGGGCCGTTCCGGGGCCACCACCCCCGCCGATACGGGAATCGGCGACCTCGGCCGACTGGATGTGGACGGCGAAGGCTCGGTCTTCTTCGTCGACGGCTCCGCCGGGCTGCGCAAGGTGGATTCCTACAAGAACACCGTCACCGCCGATTGGAACCCGCGCCTCCCGGAGGATCCGCAGGCGATCGCCGTGAATCCCCGCACCGGCAGGCTGTTCGCGACTGACACCGCCCGAAACCTGGTCATGGCCTACGCTCCGGGCAGCCGGGAGCCGACCGTCGTGGCCGGCACCGGGTCCCGCGGCTTCACCGGCGACGGCGGCCCCGCCGACGAGGCCGACCTCGACTCCCCCGGCGGGCTCGCCGTCAGTCCGGGCGGCGACCTGTACATCGCCGACACGCACAACCACCGCATCCGGATGGTGCACGACGTCGACACGGCCCTGGACGACCGGACGGGCTGA